taatatattatatgaatatttatatatacttgTGTGCATAAGAATCGACGTGTACTTTTAATAACAAAGCGGTGACTTCATTTGTATAGTAAAATATAGGAAAACATTGTGTAGATTATTTAAACATAAATAATGTCTGTGTTGCGTCGATCGGTCATTGTTCGAAATACCCTTAGCATATTCAATGATATggataaatgaaaataattatggCGATATCATCGATATACGTATGTTGAAAAGCAAAATGGATTTACTAAATATACATGTTTCATTAAATATATGACTGTTACGTAAAGGTGTTGTTACTTGTAGGAAACAATATTCAAATGATCCTCGTATCGCATAATACTTAtgcttggataaaaatgaagggatcgcagaggcttggatagaaatgaaggggacgcacaggcttggagcttaagtaattaatgcttagtaaattaatagtttttaagcctttagtctgctgagaatatagaaagagaaattagtgaataattaaaaaaaaaaaagtaatatccgcaccgggatttgaagtcttgatttttcgcttgcgcgccaagcgcttcgatgtcgggaaaacgaattctcgccggagagcggtggccaggcagcgcgtacggcacacggatggagggacgggtatgcttgtgtggtgcggtacggacgctaggagggggtacgcttggtcgtggagcggtggtagcggccgtgggacaaaacccaccgttctggcatcactgcttggAGGTTGCCCGGTGAAGGTTATTAGGTAGAttagatagacagagaagcatcttctttcgcagaagcacagacgaggtatagaatagacctatcaagcaatgtatttttgtgtcgccggtttgggggggcctaggacccccttaccattttagtgtcgcatgcaacgttaccggtgaagtctcgaaacagattgtaacgctacgcgtggtaggaactagaattaagcacgagtaaaactaggttatgttttgagagtcaaagcccgcgatttacaaatgtttctgttagagtaacaatttaaaaaccgtcttatgaacatattccgttcaacggaagagaacggaggaagaaaataaaacgatatcacattcgtcttttaaccttgctgtcctattccggtttattgaacgcaaaacaaatttcattcgcttgcaataacgtaatttgtaaaaagaggactttaatgttttttaagagcacttgttgctgaaccccacccatgtatcatgtgtttccgcatacattaatgatggtctatacgatataatacatacatataataataaaaataataataatatccttctactgtactatattatttaaaaggaacatatcgaacccgtacacaccgattttgctgcaattttgcaagtctgtagagtagccaaaaatattagatacatatttttttaaaaaggaattcattctcctccatacctattagaacaattttattaatatatgtAATATTGATGAGATCTCTTAAACACAACataataatggaaatattatttatttacgcatttATTTTGCTCAAAAAATTCAAGTAATGTATCCTTTTATAATATACTAtatgatagccagatctgggcagtaaaatctgacatcagaaccatAGTCGTCCGTGttcgcagatggctgcgttctgaggtgcagagcctgatgtcagactctgcgctctcatgccagagccagaccctgctaccaatctgatgtcttACTGGAGACAGGTGGTTATCAGGGATGTATACGTGTAAACTGTAAGGCAATAAAACGTATTTCTCTATTGAGTATTTacaaatgtacataaatatatacatcAAATATAAAACTTACAGTACAAAACTTAATATTACGGTTTAAGTAtaacataatatacatataaacaggaacatatatatatatatataacattttCTAATTGTCGCTAGTCTCGTTGTCACTTTCATCTGTATCATCCGGCAATAAAATCCCAGCAAGTTCTTCCGGTATACATTCTTTTCTATACATgttgttattaaataactttagcATGTTATCCGTAATTTTGTAATCTAAGCTgtttgcatttttattgtctaaaTCTAATTTAATTCTAGTTAGCGCAGCTATCGTTTGTGGCTTCAATCTGTTTCtctcttttgtttttatttcgGTTACAGTGGAAAAAAGTCGTTTAACATCAGCGTTCGAATGGGGCAACGACAAGCACAACTGTGCTAGTTTTGATatgttcttaaatatatatttcccgGAAATATCTTTAGTGTTGCTAATTTGGTGCCAGAACTTAGGTATACTCAGTAGTTGCAAGTTTTCTTTTTCCTcgcgtgaaaaataaaatggtaaTAAACGCCACTCATTTAATACATTGTTAcaattaaattttgacttaaatTTGCTTAAAATGCAATTTAATTGGTCATTCTGATGTTTAGTAATATCTAAAGCTATGTGCGGGCTCAAAAATACTAGCGAATTTAAGAATGGCTCATTAAATGGCAATCTTTTGGCAATATTTTCGAAGGCAGAttgataaaatttctttacattTGTATAAAATTCTATATGTTGATCACCATCTAAAGTACTAtttataatttcattaattgttGTCATAGCTTCGGCTCCAATAAAAATCGTTCGCGTTGGCACTAAATTGGCTTCATTATACACATCTATTTCGTGTATATTGGGTGCCGCAATATATTCAGACTTTATGAAATTGCCTCCCAACGATCGTAACAATCTCAAGCATTCAGGGAGCAGGCAATGAAGGAGAACTTTCGAGCTCAGAAACAGTGCATTGATCCCAATAAATATGTTCAAtacgtaatttaaaaattgcacatATGCTTTAGTATAAAGGCAATTAAAATTCCGAAATATTTTGCTTGCGACTTTGGACTTTCCTTCTGTTACTGCCTCTGCAAAGACAGTATATAAATCTGGCCACTGATTTAAAACTCTTTTCACACATTCAGATAATTCTAGCCATCTAGTTCTTGATGGCTGTAGAAGTTTTTGGTTTGCAACGCTTATAAAATCTTGCATACCTTCCAAAGGGCTCTGTTGTTTAGGATTTCGTGAGAAGTATGTATAAATCGAGTGCAAAAATTCCTCTACGTGGGGTGGCAAGTATTTGCACGCATGGGATGTAACCAAATTCATTGAATGGCATATGCACGGGAAGACAGAAATTTCTTCATTGTCTGCTAATAAACGAGAAATCAATGAATTTTGTCTTCCCAGCATTACATTTGAATTGTCGACGCACACACCAACGATATTGCGTACAGGTAAATTATACTTGTTTAAAGAATGAAGAAAACACTTATGTAAGTTTTCTGCTGTGCATTCCTTAATTCTAATTGAATCTAGTAAATATGTGTGTATCTGTCCTTCCTGGACATATCGAATTAAAAACCATAAAAGTTTTGTATCTGATATGTCTGTGGTCTCGTCgattaaaatagaaaagaatttGCCATGCAATATGTCTGTAGTTTCTAAAATAACGGATTTGTCTAGAACGTTCTGAAtgattgctgaaattttacTTCTTTTAAGAGACATGCGTCTAACTATATTTGGGTCCGCCGGTGCTACTTGCGGCATTTGAATAAGCTGTTTGAATGAGTTAAAGGATCTATTGTGTTCTATTATGTTAATGCAGAACCTTATTTCTGACACCTTTACGCTGTCTGTAAAATTTCTTATTGGCTCAAGTGGTATTCCTTCTTTTCTGTATTGCATGTTTATGCTATGCTTTTTACGTTGCTGATGTTTTTGCAACTCGCTTTTGCCTCCAACAAAAGTCTTGCAGCAAACTATGCATTCTGCTTTGTACGGATCCTCGCATTGTCGAAGCCAAGGTTTAAAATCTGGGTCCTCCAGCCAAGCTTGGCGAAATGCTTGCCTCCTTGATTTCCTTGATTTCTTCGCCAGGGGGAAGACGTTATCACTGCCTATTCataaaatactaatttttattcacacaatattaaaaaacaatttcaagaaaataatcatTAGACAAAGAAACTATGTCCAGTTTATAAATCTATAATTCCAGAAactcttaaattaaagatatatCCTACTTGATTCATTCTCTATATCTGAGGTTTTAATAGCTATACAGCTAGGTCCAGCGACGCTGGTATCAATGCCTGTATAAAATATCCATTATTAGCACGTTTCTAATATCATAACAGTACATACTAACGAACTTCaaaagaataaatattaaaaaattaaattaatgagCATAATGTTTAGCATATCCTTGttaaaaaaagttactttaatatttcagaaaaatttcttaaaagatCATTTAAtgatcatttttaaaattatactaatataaaagtattaaatatttgtcTTACCTGATTCCTTACTCATGCTGGAACTTTAATAAATCACTGAGAATCTCTACAAAAAGGGCACAATTCGAAACCGTGGCGTCACCTTGCTTTGCTTCGCTTTGGCGTTACTTGACCTGGCTTCAGGGTTGCCAGCAGGCAGCCGATGCCAGGAATTTCCCTGTCACCCGGGGACACACGCGTTGTGGAGGGGGAAgcaaccttggcgtcgattggtttggaGCCAGCACCCATCTTGACGTcaattggtttgacgtcacggggtcatcacgcgcatgcgtggggtcttccccctccactacggttAGGATCTTCCTGGCAAACCTGCTTTATTGGCGTTGGCGTCGGTTGGTATGACGTTACGGCGTCATCGCACACACATATACCGCACTGCTGCAGGTGTTCCTCCTCACTACGCGTAGGGAAAAGCCTGGCAACCCTATCCACAGCTGTTTTTAATACCAGCTGTGCTGAACATAAATCTGCAACAGAGCGAGATTTCGGTCTCGGTAGAAACATAACCCAACCGATGTGGCTATCCGCGgggttaataaatttttatttatgcaattaatgaaaataaaacgtGGTATAGTGGAATAAATATAGTGTGCAATGTAGCGTAAATttgttacttattatattattaattatgttgAATTTTCTAGTATTCTACTTTGAGTAGCATAGTCGCTTAGTAGAGGCTACGTTTCGTCTTTTTCATTTTAGTTTCTTACAGTAAGATTTTCTAAATTAACAATACTACGACGTTGCTGTGTTCCCGGTTGTAAGGGAAATTATAACAGCATACATccgattttttatttccaaagaatgaagaattacagaaaaaatgggtaGCTGCAATTCCGCGAAAACATTGCACACCTACAAAGTACTTTGCTGTTTGTAGCCTTTATTTTGCTGATAATGATATTCATAGATATGAAAAAGTTGCATCTTATAATGGAATACTTGAGAATGTTTTACTGAGGTGTCCAAAGCTTGTACAGAATGCAGTACTTTCTGTTTTTCCCAATTTGCCAACTTATCTTTCAAAGCCACAAGAAAAACACCTGAACAACATAGAAAAGAAGTCATTCAAAATCCTGAACATGTattagttaaaaaatttgaaaacttaaatgtaatttcaaatttttgtagatTTCATAAGTATAAAGAGAAACTTGAAATTTCAGAATGTTGGGATATTAAATTaacgaattcttgaatttatttttataaacttgATTATGACAATGATCTTT
The nucleotide sequence above comes from Andrena cerasifolii isolate SP2316 chromosome 2, iyAndCera1_principal, whole genome shotgun sequence. Encoded proteins:
- the LOC143366493 gene encoding protein FAM200A-like, with amino-acid sequence MSKESGIDTSVAGPSCIAIKTSDIENESSSDNVFPLAKKSRKSRRQAFRQAWLEDPDFKPWLRQCEDPYKAECIVCCKTFVGGKSELQKHQQRKKHSINMQYRKEGIPLEPIRNFTDSVKVSEIRFCINIIEHNRSFNSFKQLIQMPQVAPADPNIVRRMSLKRSKISAIIQNVLDKSVILETTDILHGKFFSILIDETTDISDTKLLWFLIRYVQEGQIHTYLLDSIRIKECTAENLHKCFLHSLNKYNLPVRNIVGVCVDNSNVMLGRQNSLISRLLADNEEISVFPCICHSMNLVTSHACKYLPPHVEEFLHSIYTYFSRNPKQQSPLEGMQDFISVANQKLLQPSRTRWLELSECVKRVLNQWPDLYTVFAEAVTEGKSKVASKIFRNFNCLYTKAYVQFLNYVLNIFIGINALFLSSKVLLHCLLPECLRLLRSLGGNFIKSEYIAAPNIHEIDVYNEANLVPTRTIFIGAEAMTTINEIINSTLDGDQHIEFYTNVKKFYQSAFENIAKRLPFNEPFLNSLVFLSPHIALDITKHQNDQLNCILSKFKSKFNCNNVLNEWRLLPFYFSREEKENLQLLSIPKFWHQISNTKDISGKYIFKNISKLAQLCLSLPHSNADVKRLFSTVTEIKTKERNRLKPQTIAALTRIKLDLDNKNANSLDYKITDNMLKLFNNNMYRKECIPEELAGILLPDDTDESDNETSDN